ATAGCtgtgtttggttgtcaaatagAATTAAATTCTTTAATTTTAAGTTGCTATGATTCTTTTGAGTGTTTATGGTCCTAACTCAAAAGTGGGTCCAATTTCATTCAccaacaaaatatgaaatatatatccaaaatcaggtttagacggaaaattatatgattacctACTTGtgggtttccttttacaaaCCAAAGTTTCAATGAACAAAAATAGCCAAAATCGGGTTTAGGggtacaaaactacccaaacaatattttagttaacaaaaaagcccaaaatcatgtttaggtttacaaaactacccacttaaagtttcagttaacaaaaaataCTTGAttgtatgtggaagatgaaggagaatcactgttttgggtagttttgtgaacccaaacctaattttgggtatttttgttcaCTGAAATTTTGGATTATTAGGTTTATAAACCCAaatcaaacctgattttgggtatttttattaactgaaactttaagtgggtagttttgtggaagaaacccaaaagtgggtaatcatgtaattttccaagGCATGGTGATTAGATATTGAATTAAAACTAAGCATATGACTAGAGGCTGAAATGAAAAATGGGGTTACATATTTTTAATCTTGGGTGAATTATCATGTGGCTTAAACATAAGGCCTATAGACAAAGCCTAAATAGATCTTTCTTCCTAATTACATTTcgattactatttttttttttctctctttaaagaatgaagaaaatatataaattatcaaaatatgttTGAAAACATGGCTTTGGGATTTATGTTCTCCATTTTCCTAGCCATTGCATTGTAAGCTATATTCTTAACTaagatacgtaaattgttattagACTTTATATAAAATAAGGGTTTGAACAAAAATTGAGCAATTTCGAAAAATAGAGGTATAGTGATCCATGGCCCAAAAAAAAGCCCTATTGGTTGCCATAAGATTATCGAGTTCTTCCACGTGGTTCCATATCTCATGGATATTCCATCCTTCTTCCTTTGCCCTTTTTAACTTATAGAGAAGACCCCTTGTTGCTGATTCATTACATTTTCCTGTCATCAAATAATTGGTATAGAGTAAAAcccaattttcttttgttataaGGGTAGTAGCCCATCCAGAATTATTTCTTCTGTGATCTGTTATTATTACTTGTATTTTAATATGAAGGTTAGGATGCCTTCGATGGCAAAGGGGAAAATACATAAACAATTAGAGCCAATATGagtcttcttccttccttgGGATTTACATGTGATGCATGTGATTGTTGGGTTCAAGATAAGGATTATCTGGATTGGCCCATCTTAAAGACGTCGAAGGGAGAGGGATTACATAATTGCCTTGTATGGATGATTTTAGTAAGAATCTTTTTGATTCCATGGTTGATATCTCTCCACTAAAAAAATGTACTCTATTGTTGAAAACATTTAATATTCTCATGGTTGATATCTCTCACTAATATAAGATGTATACATATCTAACAAATATTTTCATTAGAATCATATGTTTATCATAAATAtctaatataattaaaaaataaactcatataaaataaaggagaggatttccaaTGCCTTCAGTGTGGAAGGAATCTCTTATCCCACACCAATTATGATGCAGAAAATTGTTTCATCAACAAGGGGCTCACATAGTCAAATCTGAATCTCTAAGGATGTGAAAAGGACGTGAAAAAGGATAACACAGTCGTTGCAgggatttttttcccataaaatatagCAATCAATCAAAAAAATCGGCAAACCGCATATCTAGCAATGTTTGATGATAGATAAAATGACAAACATAAATGTTTTAAGCATGACAAATGCATTAAGAGCAAAGACCGATGAAAGCGATAAATAAAATACTCCAATCAATGTAAGAAAGATCGATCTATGATATAATATAGCTTTAAAATAGTGGATACAATTacatatataaggaaaaaaattgcaCATTTTTAGCCTGAACATTTATGAAATGTTTGTTAactttttttcatcattttcttcttcagtttttaatttctctttctaatttttatttcttttacgtTTCATCTATGTTTTACTAAAACCATGTTGATCCCCATTGACTTCTAATTCATTGGACTTTAGCTAGTGAGGATCCAAACTGCtagatccttcttcttctttttcgcattaaaaaaaaaaaaaatttctccacgCAACTAGTATGGGGAGAAATCTACACACCGCATCAATGACTATCATGAAAAAAGTATCATTCATAAAGGGCCCACATTACCAGgcagaagggggaaaaaaaaaacatgtgaaGGAAAAACTGCACAGTGGCaatctatttttctttaaaaaaaaaaaaaaaaaatcctcttttgtgtaaatatatcGGCCCTTGGACTTAAGGCTAGCTCTGGGAAGTAATTTAAGAGATTAAGTGAGAGAATCTCTATACCAATTGTGATTTTGACTTTGTGATTAGATTCCTAAAAATAGCAACATTGTATTACCCTCTATGACCCTCTATTTATGCCGTTGAAAATATTCTTTTCAATTTACTCAAGGTCAGATTGCAAAAAATAATCTATCTTCAAATTGGTTAAAGATAAACTTTTGCTTAAACTGAGGCTActttaagattccaaatattttttcacacATTCATAAGGATATGAGAGAGATTTCCATACGAAACCAATGACAAAATTCTTTCTGTGCCCAATCTCTACATCGGATCTGACTCCTCTCCATAAAGCTTAGGGACAAGTCAATCCAGTCCTAGGATCACTCTCTAGTCCATGGGCTTTAGAGAGTGGAATCCTATCCCTTTGCATCTTGTAGTTTCATACcattcaaataataataataattattattattattattattttttttttcataaaataaaatatttatgaaCTATCAAAACCCAATTGGTGATACCTTTAAACAGGTAAGAggtacatcaaaagaaataaaaagtggAGGCATAGGCTACCAAACAAACGCCAAAAAATCGGACAGAGCTATAGCAACTACTCTGTCAGCCTAACTATTAAGCCAATGAGGAATGATTAGACTTCAGTGGAATGAGATGTTGCCATATAAACCAAGATTTGATTGATAGGAAAATATTTCCTAGGCAACCATGTACAAGACAAGAAAACTGTTATTTTAAAAGCATGGATTCAGAATAAAGAGATCCCAATTGAAAATGGTTGACTTAGATTTCAATCCCGCTTACTGTTTGCATCTTTTTAGAATCATGGATGTATTTAGGATCTTATATTTGGCCATTCTTTTGGTAAAACTTACCTTTTGTAGTAAAATAGaagtcttttgattttttttttttaatcacaaatttgtgaaatttttttattctaatttcTTGGAATTTAGTCAATTTTAACTGATTCCAATCAATGGAGGCTAATCTTGTTTCTcattctgatttttaaaacttgTGTAAAAAcagctttttatttttgctaatctctctctctctctctctctctctctctctctctctctctctctctctctcatcatttaATGACGTGTTCTTTCTATAAATAAATCAACATACTATAAAAACTTGTCTCTACCTCCATGTGCATATGATACCAATGTAAGGGCAATCTATCCCTTTCCCAAACTAATTATAGCATGTTAGTCACATTTTCTTGGCTAATGGCAAGACTTTGACAATTCATCTTCTTGAGAATGAAAGTTCTCTTCTGAAAATGAAATGCTTTTGCTAAGAGGATCTCTGCACAAACAAGCTCTCAGGTAGGATTGGAAATAGGCCCACCCTTGGAAGCAAAATGTTCGGAAGATCAAATAGTAGAAAGCCTATCAACAAGAGCTCATATAGAGCACAACCTCTAGTCACCTCGCTTAGTTTTTGAATAGAGCCACAAACCAAATGTTGTTGTGCCGGAATAATCCTGTTGTGCTGCTATTACCCTCCACGAAGAGAGTAAATGTGAATGAAAACCGAAAGAAAGGTAATGTAATACTCCATCACTATAGGTTACCGACACCTGCCAAATGACGAATTAGTAGTACATATGGATAAGGATTTGAATTGCAAACAAAATCGAATCAAACAATTTATTAATGGATTCCATTTTaagatgttaaaaaaaaaagaaaaatgatatttattaaatgattcgacTTTGGTTTTAAGAGTGAAACTATAGACCATTGATTTTGAACCGATTAGAACTGATATGCTATTGATCCAATTATACATGCTAAGCTGTAAGAAAAACTGGCTAGTCATGACATTCTATACACACTCTCTCTAATGTTTTGTAGTTGAtttaaataatataaattactttaaattgttttatttcttaAGTTACCATTTGAGCTTAGATGTCATGGTTTAAGCTCAGCAACCACAGCATTTTTTTTGCTGAGCTTCAAAAGTACCATTCTCAATTTTTGTCATTGAAATTATTTAATAAtcggattgattttgatttctaccCTTCACACtttgaaccaaattgaaaccaaatctattaaccgaaaccgaaccaattaatcGAAATCAAATGATAAAGAAGCAGTGGAGGGGAAAGTGATGAAACGATAAGATGGCTCTGCCGCTTCGTCTCGGATACACAATACAACACAGGCGACCAGTTTTGGCTGGTGCCTTTCTTTCTTCTGCTACTAATGCTTCTGCTTCGAATCCTGTATCGAGAGTGAAAAAATGGAGCAGCGGAAGGGGAACACCTCGTCGCTTAGTATTGGGTTTTGGTGCCTCATTTTTGGGTCAGTTTATGAGCATGGGAGTGGGAGGTGGACAATCTTTGTTGGCTTCTGCAAGACAGCCAAATGCCTATTCAGTTGAGCAGGTGAACCTTCTTCCACATTCCCTTCTTTCTCTGGCGTCTTCAATGATCTTAGCTTCTGGGTTTTTCTTAATTTCCATGATTTAGCAATTCTGCTTGACTTGTCTTCTCCTGGTGTTTTTTTGCTTGCTGTGTTTCCTCCAacttttcggtttggattttagTAGGTGCATTGAGAATTGAAATGGTGAAATACGATATAATTCCAGATAGATTAAATTTTAATGACCTGGATTAGATACAACTTTCCAACATGAACATGTATCAAGGTTTAACTACTATTCTTGCATGCGTGTGGGTTTCTTTCCTGTTCTTTGGCCTTTCAGATTCTGAAGCTCGATGATGTGTTGGAGctgagaaataaatttccacTTCGTGTTCAAGACTGAACAGATGTGGTCCGTGAACTTAGCAATTCTCGGGTATAATGGACCACCAATTTCTACATTAATGAATAAAAACCTATCTCGCATCTTATTTCAACAATGTAATTTCTTCTGGAATATCAATTTGTTATAGACTGCAAGTTACTACATTTTGAAAATAGGTCTGATTCTTCCTCTGTTTAGCATTGAATTTcggataaataaataaataaaataaagaaagaaagaaagaatgaaagagaaggaaaaaaaaaaaaaaaaagaaggggggggggatctgCGTCATTTGCTTGTAACATGTGAATTCACTCATTAGAATTGTGTGACATAACAAGCTCACAATGTTGTACAAGTACGTCTAACAGTTGTGTGAACCAATGTTGTTCCTAGTTATACTTGCATTCTGTTAAACTTGTGAAATCTGGAATGCCACTATAGTACTCAGAAATCTTCAGACTCCTGGTGGATTCCTGATGAGCTGTTTTGGTGGTCTGAAAGGTGCTGAAGAATGTAGAATGGCCAGAACAATTTCCATTCAAGGAGGAGGATTTCCAGAGATTTGATGAGTACTTGTTCTAATCTTGTAAATTATACTGGATTATGATATTGCCTCATTCCCTTGGCATTTCTGTATTACCTTCCTTCCATATGCTATTCTGCATTTTAAGctgctttatttcttcttgtgaAATCCCATCTTGCATGTTTCTACACCAATTACTCATTTAAGATATTTCCCTCATTTCCTTGGTATTTCTGTATTACCTTGCTTCCATATGCTATTCTGCATTTGGAGCTgctttatttctctatttttgttGTGAAATCCCACCTTGCATGGTGTTGGGGATGCATGCACAACCACGATGAAGAAACGcaagcaaacaatcacacaagGCAAGGGATTTAACgtggttcggcaagattgtctACATCCACCCGAGAGAACTAGAGATTTTCCACTATTCCTAAAAAACTCTCGACACCACTACCCACCTCACAAAGTGATCCCCTTTGCTTGTGACTAAGGTTTTCACCACAAAGACAATACATAGggaatccaaaaccctaaaccccacataattacaattaaacccCCGTACATTTAATGGACCCAAACCTGACCCAATTACAACTACATACAAATTATAATTATGTAGATCAttacagaatacaagacataccCATCCCCAACGCATAGTTCTAAACCAATTACTCATTTAAGATAATTGCTGGCGAtactaatgatgatgatgatgatcaataTTAAACAAATATATAACCAAGGACTTTATAAAAGGTTTAAGGATTAAAATGAACATAATATTCAACATCAAGCAAGCTAGAAATGTATATGTGAAGGTTTTCATCAATTTATGAGTTGATCGTTTGAGTAGTAAGTTTTACTAATAGATGCTATAGTTATAAATTTTTGTATTTCTAAAACTCAGCAGTTGACTTTGATAGGTCGCCAGATTCTTTGTTCTATGAGACTCCACGCTTTGTGACACACATTGATGATCCAGCCATTGCTGCGCTGACTAAGTTCTATTCCAAGGTCTTTCCTCCCAGTAACACTCCAGGAGTATGTCTTCTGGATTTATGTAGCAGTTGGGTGAGATATTCATGATTCTCCAGgctccaaattttttttcctcatgaTATGTCAAACACTAGTATAACTTAAATCTGATAATCTTCTGTTTTGCATCTAGGTTAGCCATTTTCCCGCAGGATACAAACAAGAGAGGATAGTAGGCATGGGTATGAATGAAGAAGAGCTCAAGAGGAACCCGGTAAGTCTATGGAAGAAAAGGTTGATGATGAATTCTTTTTTATACCCAGGTTAATTCTCCATCCCTTGCATAATGATTATACATAGATACTTTGTGTGCTTCTTTGAGTCCCAAGTGTATCATTATGCATATTTTAactctttttaattttaattcaaTAATTTTTTCGTCTCCAAAAGTTTTCCATTATTTTGAAACATCATCAATGAGAGGCCTTTTAGTGTCACCAACTTGCACCATATTGTTCTTCATCAGTATATTAATTGGTCTTCAATACAAATGGCCAGACTACTTCAATTGATTTTCCATCTCTTTGTCAGCAAGTGCTGCAACTCATATGCTCTCTGATGTAGGGGATTTCCTAGACAACTAGGGTCCCTACAAGAGTGACTCAATTAGGGTAAGACAAACTTAAGGGGGGTCTGGGGATTAAGTTGGGATTTAGATATGCTCaacaaaacaagattcaacatgcaataaataaagacaaatcaacatgtagccatgagcaatatcaatctaagcggaaaaacacaaaaactttcttaagcttcaagtggggacatggggaagggaacaaacgtcatgcgaatgttaggttcagcacaaatcaatctagacaccaaataagatatgcaaataatcaatgtcctctagaagccaactaaaataggaaatcagcaagggttttggagatataacagtgaagaaaagacttaaaacagtaggtaaaataggcataaacgaaGGGGCAGGGGCGTTTCAATGATAATGAGCTGCAAACATATAACaggggattaatggaggtggggagtttagtttaattacttacCTATCCACTGTTcaaacagagaagagaagaagaaatcaaagtcTACCGTGATTAAGGATTGCTGTCCAGATTGAATGTTGTTGAAGAAAACCATCCGGAATTATTGCAGCTCTTGTTTGCTTGAAGGGAGAACAACATCTATTGACAATAGTACAGAAAACAAAGTGCAGTAGCCAGCCTTCGATTGCTTGAAGAAGAGGCAGCAGTATCCTTAACAGTAGTGTAGGGAAACAATGGTGCTTTGATCGATCCTTGGCTGCTTGAGGGAAGAGCACCTGTCTTCAACAATAATACTAGAAAAATAGAGAGGCTGCAATATTAAGACAGCCGAGACAAAGAGGGAGAGGGCAAGAAAACCAAGAAAGAGAGGAAccgagagagaaaagagagattaaCGAGAGAAAGAGAATCAGAAAGGGAGAGGGAAATTGTAGGGGGTTGGGGAGTTTTCCAATTTGGACAAACTTTTAAAGttctcattcattcattcattcattaactCCATCGTGGCCTAGGCcattacaaaaatataaaacttagttactaaaaataaaaaagaaccaattgaaaagtaaataaagacttcctaaaaactaacaactaataaattagtttcctaattaattgacagactaacaaggaaaagaatattctaaaaataagctactaaactaacaactaatggggCCCATAAGATTTGCTGAAatttggaaagagagagggactcgatccagcgatggaaaggctggatcgagcctccttttcctcctccttctttctattcttctagCTACAAAGAtagttgtttcttcttcttgcatctgtacaccttgatgtccccatcaactctccccggcttgaaaGAATTGACCTccggtgaattaaagctcataAAATATTCAAGCAGgtttgggttgagttgttggatttcttgcaatgtgatccaggtgttgtcaattttcAGACGTCTACGCCACTTGActaagaactctctagaacctccagtgtgtatagacacaatcctctcatcaaggatttcctcaataTCTTCATTTCCTCTTGTGACCATTACGCATaggtggtaatgaggtggggggatGTGGTTGGTTTGGCTCAGTGGTCTCATCAATGGTGAAGgggaagtcttcaaggtcatcagaatagaaaggggtaatggtagaggtaccatggtatgggactaggtcttcaacattgaaaatattactgatcttcatgctagctggcagatcaagaacatacgcattggcactTATCCTCTTGATtaccttgaacggacctgtgctaTGAGCATATAGCTTactcgcttttcccctaacaaagcGTTGTGGCTTGATTCTTATCCATCACTATatcgccctcttgaaactcttgtagccttctgtgcacatctgcctttgatttgtattgctcattcCTCAGTGTTAGTTGTCTttttatacctgcatgcaaatcatgtatatgttaatcaaaagattcggctgactaggaggtcctggaactagacacaactgggataaggtctatggtgCCCGGGGTTGGTATCgtgaaccatagttgtcacgatgccaaggcgaaccaaggcgttggagggttgtctaagctcttaggcgagaaggtgcccgccttaaggcgaataaGGCGGAAAAAAAaacgttactattttttttaatatatctataatatctagtataactgtataacaatgatatacttaattttaaattgcttgtaaaaaatcaagcctttaagttatatcaaaatacaagaagcacgactttaagcaacatcaagggaaaaaagtacacactttaagcaacatcaagagacaagaatcaacattcaacatgaaattcatatcaatgcaaattgcaaagtgatatatattttctaatatgagaaaacacaacaaaaaatgaaaaaattatttataaaaaaaaaagctataaataaaacaaaaggcataacaacatataattcctaatgaaatattataaataatataatatttaactatttaagtatgtagttagatatacttacctctatgatgcccaaaacaagatccacaaagtccatcatagaccatgagtccatgaaccatgatattttaatgtttaacccCCTGTCAATCAATACGTATAAGTTNNNNNNNNNNNNNNNNNNNNNNNNNNNNNNNNNNNNNNNNNNNNNNNNNNNNNNNNNNNNNNNNNNNNNNNNNNNNNNNNNNNNNNNNNNNNNNNNNNNNNNNNNNNNNNNNNNNNNNNNNNNNNNNNNNNNNNNNNNNNNNNNNNNNNNNNNNNNNNNNNNNNNNNNNNNNNNNNNNNNNNNNNNNNNNNNNNNNNNNNNNNNNNNNNNNNNNNNNNNNNNNNNNNNNNNNNNNNNNNNNNNNNNNNNNNNNNNNNNNNNNNNNNNNNNNNNNNNNNNNNNNNNNNNNNNNNNNNNNNNNNNNNNNNNNNNNNNNNNNNNNNNNNNNNNNNNNNNNNNNNNNNNNNNNNNNNNNNNNNNNNNNNNNNNNNNNNNNNNNNNNNNNNNNNNNNNNNNNNNNNNNNNNNNNNNNNNNNNNNNNNNNNNNNNNNNNNNNNNNNNNNNNNNNNNNNNNNNNNNNNNNNNNNNNNNNNNNNNNNNNNNNNNNNNNNNNNNNNNNNNNNNNNNNNNNNNNNNNNNNNNNNNNNNNNNNNNNNNNNNNNNNNNNNNNNNNNNNNNNNNNNNNNNNNNNNNNNNNNNNNNNNNNNNNNNNNNNNNNNNNNNNNNNNNNNNNNNNNNNNNNNNNNNNNNNNNNNNNNNNNNNNNNNNNNNNNNNNNNNNNNNNNNNNNNNNNNNNNNNNNNNNNNNNNNN
This genomic stretch from Macadamia integrifolia cultivar HAES 741 chromosome 2, SCU_Mint_v3, whole genome shotgun sequence harbors:
- the LOC122071968 gene encoding uncharacterized protein LOC122071968, which translates into the protein MALPLRLGYTIQHRRPVLAGAFLSSATNASASNPVSRVKKWSSGRGTPRRLVLGFGASFLGQFMSMGVGGGQSLLASARQPNAYSVEQVLKNVEWPEQFPFKEEDFQRFDESPDSLFYETPRFVTHIDDPAIAALTKFYSKVFPPSNTPGVCLLDLCSSWVSHFPAGYKQERIVGMGMNEEELKRNPVLTEYVVQDLNISPKLPFEDNSFNVITNVVSVDYLTKPIDIFKEMCRVLKPGGLAIMSFSNRCFFTKAISIWTSTGDTDHVLLVGSYFHYAGGFEPPQAVDISPNPGRSDPMYIVYSRKVATA